From a region of the Eulemur rufifrons isolate Redbay chromosome 7, OSU_ERuf_1, whole genome shotgun sequence genome:
- the TRIM32 gene encoding E3 ubiquitin-protein ligase TRIM32 translates to MAAAAASHLNLDALREVLECPICMESFTEEQLRPKLLHCGHTICRQCLEKLLASSINGVRCPFCSKITRITSLTQLTDNLTVLKIIDTAGLSEAVGLLMCRSCGRRLPRQFCRSCGLVLCEPCREAEHQPPGHCTLPVKEAAEERRRDFGEKLTRLRELIGELQRRKVALEGVSKDLQARYKAVLQEYGQEERRIQDELARSRKFFTGSLAEAEKCNSQVIEEQSYLLNIAEVQAVSRCDYFLAKIKQADVALLEETADEEEPELTASLPRELTLQDVELLKVGHVGPLQIGQAVKKPRTVNMEDSWAMEAAASAASTSVTFREMDMSPEEVVASPRASPAKQRGPEAAPNIQQCLFLKKMGAKGSTPGMFNLPVSLYVTSQGEVLVADRGNYRIQVFTRKGFLKEIRRSPSGIDSFVLSFLGADLPNLTPLSVAMNCHGLIGVTDSYDNSLKVYTLDGHCVACHRSQLSKPWGITALPSGQFVVTDVEGGKLWCFTVDRGAGVVKYSCLCSAVRPKFVTCDAEGTVYFTQGLGLNLENRQNEHHLEGGFSIGSVGPDGQLGRQISHFFSENEDFRCIAGMCVDARGDLIVADSSRKEILHFPKGGGYSVLIREGLTCPVGIALTPKGQLLVLDCWDHCIKIYTYHLRRYSTP, encoded by the coding sequence ATGGCTGCAGCCGCAGCTTCTCACCTGAACCTAGATGCCCTCCGGGAAGTGCTGGAATGTCCCATCTGCATGGAGTCCTTCACAGAAGAGCAGCTGCGGCCCAAGCTCCTGCACTGTGGCCACACCATCTGCCGCCAGTGCCTGGAGAAGCTGTTGGCCAGCAGCATCAATGGCGTCCGCTGTCCCTTTTGTAGCAAGATCACTCGCATAACCAGCCTGACCCAGCTGACAGACAACCTGACGGTTCTGAAGATCATTGACACGGCTGGGCTCAGTGAGGCTGTGGGGCTGCTCATGTGCCGGTCCTGTGGGCGACGTCTGCCCCGGCAGTTCTGCCGGAGCTGTGGCCTGGTGCTGTGTGAGCCTTGCCGGGAGGCGGAGCACCAGCCCCCTGGCCACTGCACACTCCCCGTCAAAGAAGCAGCTGAGGAGCGGCGTCGGGACTTCGGAGAGAAGTTGACCCGTCTGCGGGAGCTGATAGGGGAGCTGCAGCGGCGGAAGGTAGCCTTGGAAGGTGTCTCTAAGGACCTTCAGGCAAGGTATAAAGCAGTTCTCCAGGAGTATGGGCAGGAGGAGCGCAGGATCCAGGACGAGCTGGCCCGCTCTCGGAAGTTCTTCACAGGCTCTTTGGCCGAAGCTGAGAAGTGCAATAGTCAAGTGATAGAGGAGCAGAGTTACCTGCTGAACATTGCAGAGGTGCAGGCTGTGTCTCGCTGTGACTACTTCCTGGCCAAGATCAAGCAGGCAGACGTGGCACTACTGGAGGAGACAGCTGATGAGGAGGAGCCAGAGCTCACTGCTAGCTTGCCCCGGGAGCTCACCTTGCAAGATGTGGAGCTCCTTAAGGTAGGTCACGTTGGCCCCCTCCAAATTGGGCAGGCTGTTAAGAAGCCCCGGACAGTTAACATGGAAGATTCCTGGGCCATGGAGGCTGCAGCCTCTGCTGCATCCACTTCTGTAACATTTAGAGAGATGGACATGAGCCCCGAGGAAGTGGTTGCCAGCCCTAGGGCCTCACCCGCCAAACAGCGGGGTCCCGAGGCAGCCCCTAATATCCAGCAGTGCCTCTTTCTCAAGAAGATGGGGGCCAAAGGCAGCACTCCAGGCATGTTCAACCTTCCGGTCAGTCTCTACGTGACCAGCCAAGGCGAGGTGCTGGTTGCTGACCGTGGCAACTACCGCATACAAGTCTTCACCCGCAAAGGCTTTTTGAAGGAGATCCGCCGCAGCCCCAGCGGCATTGACAGCTTTGTGCTAAGCTTCCTTGGGGCTGATTTGCCCAATCTCACTCCTCTCTCAGTGGCCATGAACTGCCATGGGCTGATTGGTGTGACCGACAGCTACGATAACTCCCTCAAGGTATATACCTTGGATGGCCACTGCGTGGCCTGTCACAGGAGCCAGCTGAGCAAACCATGGGGCATCACAGCCCTGCCATCTGGCCAGTTTGTAGTAACTGATGTGGAAGGTGGAAAGCTTTGGTGTTTCACTGTTGACCGAGGAGCAGGGGTGGTCAAATACAGCTGCCTCTGCAGTGCTGTGCGGCCCAAGTTTGTCACCTGTGACGCTGAGGGCACTGTCTACTTCACCCAGGGCTTGGGCCTCAATCTGGAGAATCGGCAGAATGAGCACCACCTGGAGGGTGGCTTCTCCATTGGCTCTGTGGGCCCTGATGGGCAGCTGGGTCGCCAGATTAGCCACTTCTTCTCAGAGAACGAGGATTTCCGTTGCATTGCTGGCATGTGTGTGGATGCTCGTGGTGATCTCATCGTGGCTGACAGTAGTCGCAAGGAAATTCTCCATTTTCCTAAGGGTGGGGGCTACAGTGTCCTTATTCGAGAGGGGCTCACCTGTCCAGTGGGCATTGCCCTTACTCCTAAGGGTCAGCTGCTGGTCTTGGACTGTTGGGATCATTGCATCAAGATCTACACCTACCATCTGAGAAGATACTCCACCCCTTAG